The Lolium rigidum isolate FL_2022 chromosome 2, APGP_CSIRO_Lrig_0.1, whole genome shotgun sequence genomic interval CGCGGATCGCGCCCCTCTCTCCTGCACCCAAACCCCGCAGCTATAAATCCGGCCTCGCCCCACGCTCCACCTCATCCACCTCATCCCACCAGCCACCAACAACACACGAGTCAAACTCACCGGAGAAGAAGGTAAACTCGCCGGAGATGTCGGGCCGCGGCAAGGGAGGAAAGGGGCTGGGCAAGGGCGGCGCGAAGCGCCACCGGAAGGTCCTGCGCGACAACATCCAGGGCATCACCAAGCCGGCCATCCGCCGCCTGGCGCGCCGCGGCGGCGTCAAGCGCATCTCGGGGCTCATCTACGAGGAGACCCGCGGCGTGCTCAAGATcttcctcgagaacgtcatccgcgacgCCGTCACCTACACCGAGCACGCCAGGCGCAAGACAGTCACCGCCATGGATGTCGTCTACGCGCTCAAGCGGCAGGGACGCACGCTCTACGGATTCGGCGGCTAGGCGGTCAGATTTTAGAAGCTAGCCTCTGTTTAGGGTTCATGGTATGTTGTCGAGTAGTAGTTGCAGCGTCTCGCTGTTGTTCGCTCTGGGGTGACTGTAAGGCTGTTGGTTTGGTAGAATGGAATGGAAATTTACCTAGGTCTCCCttaaattctactgcaatctctTAGATCTGTTCATATGAGATGTCGTGCTTCAGTGTTTCGATTCGGCTACAATGTTTTGGGCTGCACCCTTAATATTCTTCTGCAATCTATTAGATCTGCCCATAGAGCGTGCAATCTCTTAGATCTGTGCATACGAGTGACGATGGCTGGCCAATCTGCCATGCAATTCTCTGGCTCTGTATTAACTGTCCCCCG includes:
- the LOC124691254 gene encoding histone H4, with the translated sequence MSGRGKGGKGLGKGGAKRHRKVLRDNIQGITKPAIRRLARRGGVKRISGLIYEETRGVLKIFLENVIRDAVTYTEHARRKTVTAMDVVYALKRQGRTLYGFGG